The following proteins come from a genomic window of Crassostrea angulata isolate pt1a10 chromosome 1, ASM2561291v2, whole genome shotgun sequence:
- the LOC128162834 gene encoding uncharacterized protein LOC128162834: MKKYLCGFFFFFGTFWTEIFSQTTNQGQNRNSGMSTNQTVSQNSPNNRNPNFRSQQNFQNTNNGPQNWNSGPPSRSGPPGKNWNGGPSTWTSGNLQGGPPTNFGPPNNNWNNGPPNTNNGPPSGNWNNGGPPNGQWNKNAGPSNGNWNGGPPNGNWNGGPPSGNWNGGPPNGNWNGGPPNPNNGPPNGNWNGGPPNGNWNGGPPNTNNGPPNGPWNNGPPYGNQNGPPYSNWNQGPPPAPGIGFPLIDPDLPDGLDTMYQRMQAMQAMHEVNQYAGQLGAFDVIPPMAFPHPVPVPGMIPIPPGPPGPVPPGTGPQSGFPMRPHGRVDVWAGTNPKTENSTGNFTMAFSRRNSETADTLRPKLAEFQHQGRIGWGNGTNNSSGINGTQNQPQQFSNLPPNYPYNPYSYGYNAFGYNPWMGPYKPDTPDHLENRRDNETKFIQDRPPYNPSPASSMPRERWAGLAQSNQTGVPQPSEIMSQGVKNVQRIQSEISSQGWPPQAQSQRGQWTPSSRRNDWNIHGTKKRDPDGEKGTGGGGGGDIEKEVDKEKEESKTKTNMNVIKAVLNEVYRQRNNKDLSVSSIMDAINNRETRYKMQYRYEGNVAPPSWTQQLENVEPQKKEPGPTPKPAEVMVEEVNRTSIPRTGASFRFSSKYIPRNFANIQNPRIQPIHNFPTMSQNPRAQAIQNARNTGFGQTTAGPLPNSKTSAPIVQTQDIIQQAIGIAQSGVMVQANNDAITDLTQVFGEASSSTTPSTTTQKVISMNVDTEITIQKEGKVHVVNHEQVITMPVNTSTPSPLPQSQMGVTMAIMETLPGVTKSPADTVQKVPVPVEDSLSPSSTFGIIVGIIIGVTIILGPIICILCRVRRRHREKKRKLSAKGSGGFKPDAEAMETMLACDFGDPKTSTSIGLGAKAKVKSFLTKPPRPEKPCTELQTLKPKSNTVTAIIH; this comes from the exons ATGAAGAAATACTTGTGtggatttttcttctttttcggAACGTTTTGGACAGAAATCTTTTCACAGACCACAAATCAAG GACAAAATAGAAATTCCGGAATGTCCACAAATCAGACAGTGTCTCAGAATTCTCCAAACAACAGAAATCCAAACTTTCGATCTCAGCAGAATTTCCAAAATACTAACAATGGGCCCCAAAACTGGAACAGTGGACCTCCATCTAGGAGTGGGCCCCCAGGAAAAAACTGGAATGGTGGACCTTCAACCTGGACTAGTGGGAACTTACAAGGAGGTCCTCCTACAAACTTTGGCCCACCCAATAATAACTGGAATAATGGTCCTCCTAATACAAATAATGGACCTCCAAGTGGAAACTGGAATAACGGAGGACCACCAAATGGTCAATGGAATAAAAATGCAGGTCCATCTAATGGAAACTGGAATGGAGGGCCGCCAAATGGAAATTGGAATGGAGGGCCACCCAGTGGTAATTGGAATGGAGGGCCACCCAATGGCAATTGGAATGGAGGGCCACCAAACCCAAATAATGGACCACCCAATGGAAACTGGAATGGAGGACCACCTAATGGAAATTGGAATGGAGGACCACCAAATACAAACAATGGACCACCCAATGGACCCTGGAACAATGGCCCACCTTACGGAAACCAAAATGGACCTCCATATTCAAACTGGAATCAGGGTCCACCACCAGCTCCAGGAATTGGATTTCCATTAATAGATCCTGACCTCCCCGATGGATTGGATACAATGTACCAGAGAATGCAAGCTATGCAAGCCATGCATGAAGTTAATCAATATGCAGGACAACTTGGGGCCTTTGATGTAATTCCACCAATGGCTTTTCCTCACCCTGTTCCAGTGCCTGGAATGATTCCTATCCCGCCGGGACCTCCAGGACCTGTACCACCAGGCACTGGTCCACAGTCTGGTTTTCCTATGAGACCTCATGGCAGAGTTGATGTCTGGGCAGGTACTAATCCCAAAACTGAAAATAGCACTGGAAACTTTACAATGGCTTTCTCTAGAAGAAATTCAGAAACAGCAGATACTTTACGACCAAAGCTAGCCGAGTTTCAACATCAAGGAAGGATTGGTTGGGGAAATGGAACTAACAACTCCAGTGGTATCAATGGAACTCAAAATCAACCTCAACAGTTCTCTAACTTGCCACCGAACTATCCCTATAACCCTTACAGCTATGGTTATAATGCTTTTGGTTATAATCCATGGATGGGGCCTTATAAACCTGATACTCCCGATCACCTGGAGAACAGGAGAGACAATGAGACAAAGTTCATTCAAGACAGACCCCCATATAACCCGTCACCTGCATCTTCAATGCCTAGAGAGAGATGGGCAGGACTAGCTCAGTCAAACCAGACAGGAGTCCCACAACCGAGTGAAATCATGAGCCAAGgtgttaaaaatgttcaaaggaTACAGTCAGAAATATCCTCTCAAGGATGGCCCCCTCAAGCACAAAGTCAAAGAGGACAATGGACGCCGTCCTCAAGGAGAAATGACTGGAATATACACGGTACAAAAAAACGCGATCCTGATGGAGAGAAAGGGACTGGAGGAGGCGGAGGTGGAGACATCGAAAAAGAAGTGGATAAAGAGAAAGAGGAAAGCAAAACTAAAACGAATATGAATGTGATCAAAGCTGTCCTGAATGAAGTGTACagacaaagaaacaataaagaCTTGTCTGTTTCATCTATAATGGATGCCATCAACAACAGAGAAACTCGATACAAAATGCAGTACCGATATGAAGGCAATGTTGCACCTCCATCCTGGACTCAGCAGCTTGAAAATGTTGAACCGCAAAAGAAAGAGCCGGGACCAACACCAAAGCCTGCTGAAGTTATGGTAGAGGAAGTCAACAGAACAAGCATTCCGAGAACTGGGGCAAGTTTCAGATTTTCGTCAAAATATATTCCACGGAACTTTGCTAATATCCAAAATCCAAGAATACAACCCATTCACAACTTTCCTACAATGAGTCAAAATCCGAGAGCACAGGCTATTCAAAATGCTAGAAACACAGGCTTTGGTCAAACAACTGCAGGGCCTTTGCCAAATTCAAAAACTTCAGCACCCATTGTTCAAACTCAAGACATCATTCAACAAGCCATTGGTATAGCTCAGTCTGGAGTCATGGTTCAGGCCAATAATGATGCCATCACAGACCTCACTCAGGTGTTTGGAGAGGCCAGCAGCAGCACTACGCCCAGCACAACCACACAGAAGGTCATCTCAATGAATGTAGACACAGAGATCACGATACAGAAAGAAGGCAAGGTCCATGTAGTCAACCATGAACAAGTTATCACGATGCCAGTCAATACCAGCACACCCTCACCCCTACCACAGAGCCAGATGGGTGTCACTATGGCCATCATGGAAACCCTTCCTGGGGTCACCAAGTCCCCCGCTGACACAGTCCAGAAAGTCCCTGTCCCTGTTGAGGACTCCCTGTCACCCTCCTCTACTTTTGGTATCATTGTTGGGATCATCATAGGCGTCACTATAATTCTAGGACCAATTATATGCATACTTTGCCGAGTTCGAAGGCGACACAGGGAGAAGAAACGTAAACTATCAGCAAAAGGCAGTGGTGGGTTCAAGCCAGATGCTGAGGCCATGGAAACCATGCTCGCATGTGACTTTGGTGATCCTAAAACTTCCACTAGCATTGGGCTTGGTGCTAAAGCCAAAGTCAAAAGCTTCCTTACAAAGCCCCCGCGGCCAGAAAAACCATGTACTGAACTCCAAACTCTAAAACCTAAAAGTAATACTGTTACTGCCATCATTCACTAG
- the LOC128162823 gene encoding serine-rich adhesin for platelets-like → MMRSRKTLTLFILLALVAFASGFDLRDQSVCPKKCVLCEKNDTSWEILGAVCEDVTIAELAGPVKHVHIYDGAPDKIPNGILKDFLFFGIQDLTFLKIENYGLKQIWGSPLTNNTNLEVLDLTKNEISEITDQSFLGPSGLRVLILSKNNISHIPNDTFSGLQSLTNLNLSYNHLESISPVLFDGLPKLKDLDLSHNRIDSLSKEVMKNIDTIERLKLGYNQWKSVPPQLFTGLTHLYFLSLEGNNLTTISETDFPGRSVTVLNLANNNFTEVPSQALEKLSKYDLVFNISGNHIEKLNNLGNITLEVLDLSGNHMTEIDPGVFEHSSISTLDLHNNELTTLPKLMDLYLRLMGAREVLFHENPWHCDCELQWLADYLRYHYSRVDPVCATPTKYQGKMIRKLGRELMKDCLLTTTTTTTTQSTTTLTTMQPSSITQINTLTGSSSLSPVSTTSSSSVRPSSITSAQISRLSESSTTSVKQTTNVSNQNVSNPSGLLSNTTETTYSATGQSYNTTTQNYNANTTTQNTTSAATSFTTSSGTGNQITELVTQTTQPSATLQQASSSYGNEVTISVEQTSDKINTSEQTLSTTESGTLTLEVSSPAQTFQFGKTTSSASQMPENSTSTNTGGNPLYTDSTSGEMTDQTNEVLITDYTSASSEPHGDQTTESVLPQNATTSEIFPLETGSSDLFRPELSTTELELSTNNHINQMTTQPDTSELSTDVEVTTTSQLFGQSTTLKESTTNDWQTSTNDQQTEPLPGSLTTNSNQNDTESTNINNVQTTSNQNINKSETTTGNLEYSTNGIMEYSTNQNSPQSTTVSTEYHTGTKETTEESTTTSETTSQILPTSQSMVDTSSDTLSKLDYTTISYTDVSSQLSHLTESTDSDSTSAPNYLKFTTETMTSSSVFESSTSEISTGQETSSSETDITTQQFKLTTMPGGSENTTGENSTDQTASNSSGAYWVNTTTTKTTTEASRGENTAQQNASNGAPWMDSTTTAKSLTGETITQLNASTRPSGMDMTTEASSMHLTEANESSESPSISTITSNNELNESTTVNNHGITSGSFSTTSGNLMNATTQSITGETGTSETSSPLNALITSSIPASLNSNTTEEANSSSYGINQTTSEYATLPTTIDSNSTAQTVPNSTAAIGSNQTSGSNLSTLFTGYLPSNLSTTTMTTFFNTSSSLTTQQSTQNNSFNTTTDSGISHPTTSTNMVVSTERTTKEEVTTQKLTTLHSTNQFPSSQVHLTTHPLNSSSGSGGLSTSASNGNITTNNSTYPGNAEKTSSKSKETGTSIAAIVAPVLALLIISCLAFLIFAGIKRNLLNKIADKMLCSNEEGFFMPIKQFDQAKPLFNRKVKSDYSVYVTDNGDFTPTK, encoded by the coding sequence ATGATGCGGTCTCGGAAGACTTTGACTTTATTCATCCTTCTAGCTCTTGTGGCTTTCGCTAGTGGTTTTGATTTACGTGATCAAAGTGTATGTCCAAAGAAATGtgttttgtgtgaaaaaaatgacaccTCTTGGGAGATCTTGGGAGCTGTTTGTGAAGATGTGACCATAGCCGAACTTGCTGGGCCTGTGAAACATGTACACATTTATGATGGGGCACCAGACAAGATCCCCAATGGTATtctcaaagattttctcttttttgGAATCCAGGATTTAACGTTTCTTAAAATCGAGAACTATGGACTAAAACAGATTTGGGGATCACCTCTGACCAACAATACAAATTTAGAGGTTCTTGATCTGACAAagaatgaaatttcagaaatcACAGACCAATCCTTTCTGGGTCCATCAGGTTTGAGAGTGCTTATTCTATCCAAGAACAATATTTCTCACATTCCAAATGACACTTTTTCTGGATTGCAAAGCCTTACCAATCTCAACTTGTCATATAACCATCTTGAAAGCATAAGTCCTGTTCTATTTGATGGTCTGCCAAAACTCAAAGATCTTGATTTATCACACAATAGAATTGATTCACTTAGTAAAGAGGTGATGAAAAACATTGACACGATTGAGAGATTAAAACTGGGCTATAATCAATGGAAGTCCGTGCCTCCTCAGCTTTTTACAGGACTTACACATCTGTATTTTCTCAGCCTGGAGGGTAACAACTTGACCACTATTTCAGAGACTGATTTCCCGGGAAGAAGTGTTACAGTTCTTAATTTAGCCAACAACAACTTTACTGAAGTTCCCTCTCAGGCTTTGGAAAAGTTGTCAAAATATGACCTAGTATTCAACATCAGTGGGAATCATATTGAGAAATTAAACAATCTTGGTAACATAACTTTGGAGGTCTTAGACCTGAGTGGCAATCATATGACAGAAATAGATCCAGGAGTGTTTGAACATTCCTCAATATCTACTCTTGATCTGCATAATAATGAGCTGACAACACTTCCTAAACTAATGGATCTATATCTAAGACTTATGGGTGCTCGAGAAGTACTTTTCCATGAAAATCCCTGGCATTGTGACTGTGAGTTACAATGGCTGGCCGATTATCTTAGATACCATTACTCAAGGGTAGACCCAGTTTGTGCAACTCCaacaaaatatcaaggaaaaatgATAAGAAAGTTAGGCAGGGAACTGATGAAAGATTGCTTACTTacaaccaccaccaccaccaccacccaaAGTACAACTACTTTAACCACAATGCAACCAAGTTCCATAACTCAAATCAACACTCTGACAGGGTCCAGTTCACTGTCGCCAGTCTCAACAACTAGTTCAAGCTCCGTTAGACCCTCATCCATAACCTCAGCTCAAATTTCTAGATTATCTGAGAGTTCTACCACTTCAGTGAAACAAACAACTAATGTAAGCAACCAAAATGTGTCGAATCCTTCAGGTTTATTATCAAATACCACAGAAACGACTTATTCAGCTACTGGCCAATCTTACAACACAACAACTCAAAACTACAATGCAAACACCACCACACAAAACACCACTTCAGCAGCCACCTCATTCACCACATCATCTGGTACAGGAAACCAAATTACAGAACTTGTTACTCAAACAACACAACCAAGTGCTACATTGCAGCAAGCTTCCTCTTCTTATGGAAATGAAGTGACAATCTCTGTAGAACAGACCAGTGATAAGATTAACACATCAGAACAAACACTGAGCACCACAGAAAGTGGAACCTTAACCTTAGAAGTTTCTTCCCCTGCTCAAACTTTTCAATTTGGAAAGACTACATCTTCAGCTTCGCAAATGCCAGAAAATTCTACGTCAACAAATACTGGAGGTAATCCTCTATACACAGACTCAACATCAGGAGAAATGACAGATCAGACTAACGAGGTTTTGATCACTGATTATACCAGCGCATCCTCAGAACCACATGGGGACCAAACTACAGAATCTGTTCTGCCCCAAAATGCAACCACTTCAGAAATTTTTCCACTAGAAACTGGATCCTCTGATCTATTCAGGCCTGAACTATCTACAACTGAACTTGAGTTAAGCACAAATAACCACATCAATCAAATGACCACACAACCAGACACATCAGAGCTTAGCACTGATGTAGAAGTCACCACCACATCCCAGCTATTTGGACAAAGCACCACACTGAAGGAGTCAACAACTAATGACTGGCAGACATCAACAAATGATCAACAAACAGAACCCTTGCCTGGAAGTCTGACCacaaattcaaatcaaaatgaTACAGAGTCTACAAATATCAACAATGTTCAAACCACATCAAACCAAAACATCAACAAATCAGAAACAACAACAGGAAACTTGGAATATTCAACAAATGGAATCATGGAGTATTCCACAAATCAAAATTCACCACAATCAACAACTGTGTCAACAGAATATCACACAGGAACTAAAGAAACAACAGAAGAAAGTACAACAACATCAGAAACAACAAGCCAAATTCTGCCAACAAGTCAATCAATGGTTGATACATCTAGTGATACTTTATCAAAACTGGACTACACAACCATATCATATACAGATGTTAGCTCTCAATTATCACACCTTACAGAAAGCACAGATAGTGACTCTACTTCTGCtccaaattatctcaaattcaCTACTGAGACCATGACATCAAGTTCAGTATTTGAGTCTTCAACAAGTGAAATAAGTACAGGGCAAGAAACAAGCTCCAGTGAGACTGACATAACCACGCAGCAATTCAAGCTCACAACCATGCCAGGAGGCTCTGAGAATACCACTGGGGAAAATTCAACAGATCAGACAGCAAGTAACAGTAGTGGAGCCTATTGGGTgaatacaacaacaacaaaaacaacaactgAAGCATCAAGAGGTGAAAATACAGCTCAGCAAAATGCAAGTAATGGAGCCCCATGGATGGATTCAACAACAACAGCTAAATCACTAACAGGAGAAACCATAACACAACTAAATGCAAGCACTAGGCCATCTGGGATGGATATGACAACTGAAGCATCTTCAATGCATTTAACAGAAGCCAATGAATCAAGTGAAAGCCCTTCTATTTCTACAATTACTTCCAACAATGAGCTCAATGAAAGCACTACCGTTAACAACCATGGCATTACTTCAGGAAGTTTTTCAACCACTTCTGGTAATCTAATGAATGCCACAACACAAAGCATCACAGGAGAAACAGGGACATCTGAAACAAGTTCCCCATTAAATGCCCTTATTACTAGTTCCATTCCAGCTTCATTGAATTCAAATACAACTGAAGAAGCCAATTCATCAAGCTATGGAATTAATCAGACAACTAGTGAATACGCTACACTCCCAACAACCATAGACTCAAATTCCACTGCACAGACAGTACCGAACTCTACTGCAGCAATTGGTTCTAATCAAACCTCTGGGTCAAATTTGTCTACACTGTTCACTGGCTATTTACCATCAAATCTGTCTACAACAACCATGACAACTTTTTTCAATACCAGCTCCAGTCTAACAACCCAGCAGTCTACACAAAACAACAGTTTTAACACAACAACAGATAGTGGGATTTCTCATCCAACGACTTCAACAAACATGGTGGTATCAACAGAGAGAACCACCAAAGAAGAAGTCACCACGCAAAAATTGACAACTCTACACTCCACCAATCAGTTCCCAAGTTCTCAAGTCCACCTGACCACTCATCCTCTTAACTCAAGCTCTGGATCAGGAGGTTTATCTACTTCAGCCAGCAATGGAAACATAACGACCAATAACTCCACTTATCCAGGAAACGCAGAGAAAACTTCCTCCAAGTCGAAGGAGACCGGGACCAGCATTGCTGCTATTGTGGCCCCAGTTCTTGCCCTCCTTATCATTAGCTGTTTagcttttttaatatttgctgGAATCAAACGtaacttgttaaacaaaattgcaGACAAAATGCTTTGTTCCAATGAGGAGGGCTTTTTCATGCCAATAAAACAGTTTGATCAAGCAAAGCCGCTATTTAACAGAAAGGTCAAGAGCGATTACAGTGTATATGTAACAGACAATGGGGATTTTACACCAACAAAATAA